In Arthrobacter sp. B3I9, the following are encoded in one genomic region:
- a CDS encoding uracil-DNA glycosylase, which yields MTALATENFREQLLSRRYEPSVAAVNELCDTLQSAKPGTNVAYVDPIHDVDECRIISLYSNIGTADPSGFITAGEDEAATRMLGIQWKLGLRPEFVMPWNVHPWNVAGQPNGKFTPDQISAGLKPLLKFLALVPRASVIVAHGTEANRLANMLLKTEVPMIWRRGLKTYKVRSLSGRAFAGTPARQEQYLEEMHAAYADAMARTGLTKAS from the coding sequence ATGACAGCCTTGGCTACTGAAAATTTTCGCGAACAGCTACTGAGCCGCCGCTACGAACCTAGCGTCGCAGCCGTAAACGAGCTGTGCGACACGCTCCAGTCCGCCAAGCCCGGTACGAATGTCGCGTACGTGGACCCCATCCATGACGTCGACGAGTGCCGCATCATCAGCCTCTACTCCAACATCGGCACCGCCGACCCGTCCGGCTTCATCACCGCCGGTGAGGACGAAGCGGCCACCCGCATGCTGGGCATCCAGTGGAAGCTGGGCCTGCGGCCGGAGTTCGTCATGCCCTGGAACGTCCACCCGTGGAACGTGGCAGGCCAGCCCAACGGCAAATTCACCCCCGACCAGATCTCGGCCGGCCTGAAGCCGCTGCTGAAGTTCCTGGCCCTCGTGCCGCGCGCGTCCGTGATCGTCGCGCACGGGACCGAGGCCAACCGCCTGGCGAACATGCTGCTCAAGACCGAAGTGCCCATGATCTGGCGCCGCGGCCTCAAGACCTACAAGGTCCGTTCACTCAGCGGCCGCGCCTTCGCCGGAACCCCTGCCCGCCAGGAACAGTATCTCGAGGAGATGCACGCGGCCTACGCCGATGCCATGGCCCGCACCGGGTTGACCAAGGCCAGCTGA
- a CDS encoding DUF3151 domain-containing protein, whose amino-acid sequence MSDEFRKNLMDPEPTLLPAETEVYAALDAGQEALDLVEKHPTSSLLWAVLAEEAWNEGRTIDSYAYSRVGYHRGLDSLRRNGWRGVGPIPWEHEPNRGFLRALYSLGRASAAIGEAEEPERIEKFLKDSAPNAKAAIEAG is encoded by the coding sequence ATGTCCGACGAGTTCCGCAAGAACCTGATGGACCCCGAGCCGACGCTGCTGCCGGCCGAGACGGAGGTTTACGCGGCGCTGGATGCGGGCCAGGAAGCGCTGGACCTGGTGGAGAAGCACCCGACCTCCTCGCTGCTCTGGGCCGTGCTGGCCGAGGAAGCGTGGAACGAGGGCCGGACCATCGATTCCTACGCCTACTCCCGCGTCGGCTACCACCGCGGGCTCGACTCGCTGCGCCGTAACGGCTGGCGCGGCGTCGGGCCGATCCCGTGGGAGCACGAGCCCAACCGCGGTTTCCTGCGTGCCCTGTACTCGCTGGGACGGGCCTCCGCGGCGATCGGCGAAGCCGAGGAACCGGAGCGGATCGAGAAGTTCCTCAAGGACTCCGCTCCCAACGCCAAGGCCGCGATCGAAGCCGGGTAG
- the fbaA gene encoding class II fructose-bisphosphate aldolase: MPIATPEIYSEMIDRAKADGFAFPAVNVTSSQTLNAALRGFAEAESDGIVQVSTGGAAYWSGASTKDMVAGSLGFAAFAREVAKNYGVNVALHTDHCPKDKLDGFVLPLLAASEAEVKAGRNPLFNSHMWDGSAETLQENLRIGRELLERTAAAKIILEVEIGTVGGEEDGVENAINEKLYTTVEDALATIDALGAGENGRYITALTFGNVHGVYKPGGVKLRPEILKDIQEQVGAKIGQNNPFDLVFHGGSGSSDKEIADAVSFGVIKMNIDTDTQYAYTRPVVDHMFRNYDGVLKVDGEVGNKKLYDPRVWGASAEAGLAARVVEAAQQLGSTGKSLK; this comes from the coding sequence ATGCCCATTGCAACCCCAGAGATTTACTCCGAGATGATCGACCGCGCGAAGGCGGACGGCTTCGCGTTCCCGGCCGTGAACGTCACGTCCTCCCAGACCCTCAACGCGGCCCTCCGCGGCTTCGCCGAAGCGGAGTCCGACGGCATCGTCCAGGTGTCCACCGGCGGCGCCGCCTACTGGTCCGGCGCTTCCACCAAGGACATGGTGGCCGGTTCGCTGGGCTTCGCCGCGTTTGCCCGCGAAGTCGCCAAGAACTACGGCGTCAACGTCGCGCTGCACACCGACCACTGCCCGAAGGACAAGCTGGACGGCTTCGTTCTTCCGCTGCTCGCCGCCTCCGAGGCCGAGGTCAAGGCCGGCCGCAACCCGCTGTTCAACTCCCACATGTGGGACGGCTCCGCAGAGACTCTGCAGGAAAACCTGCGCATCGGCCGTGAACTCCTCGAGCGCACCGCCGCCGCCAAGATCATCCTCGAGGTCGAAATCGGCACCGTCGGCGGCGAGGAAGACGGCGTGGAGAACGCCATCAACGAGAAGCTCTACACCACGGTCGAGGACGCCCTGGCCACCATCGACGCCCTTGGCGCCGGCGAGAACGGCCGCTACATCACCGCGCTGACGTTCGGCAACGTTCACGGCGTCTACAAGCCCGGCGGCGTCAAGCTCCGCCCGGAGATCCTCAAGGACATCCAGGAGCAGGTGGGCGCCAAGATCGGCCAGAACAACCCGTTCGACCTCGTCTTCCACGGCGGCTCCGGCTCCTCCGACAAGGAGATCGCCGACGCCGTCTCCTTCGGCGTGATCAAGATGAACATCGACACCGACACGCAGTACGCCTACACCCGCCCGGTGGTGGACCACATGTTCCGCAACTACGACGGCGTGCTGAAGGTCGACGGCGAAGTGGGCAACAAGAAGCTCTACGATCCCCGTGTCTGGGGTGCATCCGCCGAAGCCGGCCTCGCGGCCCGCGTCGTGGAGGCTGCCCAGCAGCTCGGCTCCACCGGCAAGTCCCTCAAGTAA
- a CDS encoding TrmH family RNA methyltransferase: MTEPETPSEPAANSAVPEEAETKAEVGVGPWVGELPAGGHWDPDLLADGDRRNVVDKYRYWKHEAIVADLDAKRHNFHIAIENWQHDMNIGTVVRTANAFLAKEVHIIGRRRWNRRGAMVTDRYQHVRHHATVEEFVAWAKGEGLAIIGIDIFPDSVPLETYELPKDCVLVFGQEGPGLTPEVHEAAVDTLSIEQFGSTRSINAASAAAIAMHAWIRRHVFNQLPG; encoded by the coding sequence GTGACCGAACCGGAGACGCCCAGTGAACCCGCCGCCAACTCTGCTGTTCCGGAAGAAGCGGAAACCAAGGCGGAGGTCGGCGTCGGCCCCTGGGTAGGCGAACTGCCCGCCGGCGGGCACTGGGATCCGGACCTCCTGGCCGACGGCGACCGGCGGAACGTCGTGGACAAATACCGCTACTGGAAGCACGAAGCGATCGTGGCCGACCTCGACGCGAAGCGGCACAATTTCCACATCGCGATTGAAAACTGGCAGCACGACATGAACATCGGCACCGTCGTCCGCACCGCCAACGCCTTCCTCGCCAAGGAGGTCCACATCATCGGCCGACGCCGGTGGAACCGCCGCGGGGCAATGGTCACCGACCGCTACCAGCATGTCCGCCACCACGCCACAGTCGAGGAATTCGTGGCCTGGGCAAAGGGGGAGGGGCTGGCCATCATCGGAATCGACATCTTCCCGGACTCCGTGCCGCTGGAGACCTACGAACTGCCCAAGGACTGCGTGCTGGTGTTCGGCCAGGAAGGGCCCGGGCTGACCCCGGAGGTGCACGAGGCCGCGGTGGACACGCTGTCCATCGAGCAGTTCGGCTCCACCCGGTCCATCAACGCCGCCTCCGCCGCGGCCATCGCGATGCACGCCTGGATCCGGCGCCACGTTTTCAACCAGCTCCCGGGCTAG
- a CDS encoding HAD-IIA family hydrolase, with translation MAEQRRHEGRDPDQVRSSASVYRSGQDIECWLTDMDGVLVHENQPIPGAAELIQRWVDTSKRFLVLTNNSIFTPRDLAARLKSSGLEIPEENIWTSALATAQFLKDQVRGSDSGNRAYTIGEAGLTTALHEAGFILTDQDPDFVVLGETRTYSFEAITMAIRLILGGARFIATNPDATGPSKDGPMPATGAIAALITKATGREPYIVGKPNPMMFRSAMNQIDAHSETTAMIGDRMDTDIIAGMEAGLHTVLVLSGITHKDDIAAYPFRPNQILDSVADLKNQI, from the coding sequence ATGGCGGAGCAGCGCAGACACGAAGGAAGAGACCCGGACCAGGTACGTTCCTCGGCATCGGTGTACCGCAGCGGACAGGACATCGAGTGCTGGCTGACCGACATGGACGGCGTGCTGGTGCATGAGAACCAGCCCATTCCCGGCGCCGCGGAACTGATCCAGCGGTGGGTGGACACCTCGAAGCGTTTCCTCGTGCTGACCAACAATTCGATCTTTACGCCGCGGGACCTCGCCGCCCGCCTCAAGAGCTCGGGCCTGGAAATCCCGGAGGAGAACATCTGGACCTCCGCGCTGGCCACGGCCCAGTTCCTGAAGGACCAGGTGAGGGGCTCGGACTCGGGCAACCGTGCGTACACCATCGGTGAGGCGGGACTCACGACGGCGCTGCACGAGGCCGGCTTCATCCTCACCGACCAGGACCCGGACTTCGTGGTGCTCGGCGAAACCCGTACGTACTCCTTTGAGGCCATCACCATGGCGATCCGGCTGATCCTCGGCGGCGCACGCTTCATCGCCACCAACCCGGACGCCACCGGACCCTCCAAGGACGGCCCGATGCCCGCCACCGGCGCCATCGCGGCGCTCATCACCAAAGCCACCGGCCGCGAGCCATACATCGTCGGCAAGCCGAACCCGATGATGTTCCGCTCGGCCATGAACCAGATCGACGCCCATTCCGAGACCACCGCCATGATCGGCGACCGGATGGACACCGACATCATCGCCGGGATGGAGGCGGGCCTGCACACCGTCCTGGTGCTCAGCGGCATCACGCACAAGGACGATATCGCTGCCTACCCGTTCCGGCCCAACCAGATCCTGGACTCCGTGGCCGACTTGAAGAACCAGATCTGA
- a CDS encoding alpha/beta fold hydrolase — MPGTTEDNDPRGPGAAEARVLRHAAELKRFSRRNFLFGAGSASLLAADMLFTRRVQAERRVHKILTVPDETAEKYFPNASWFLFPGYKTSWEEALWILNALRGSLNQRGQLAAVGYSNMGLDIDQIVIAVVEHVRALKLTRLYFYGHSFGGMVATQVAARLRELHGLEVAFILLDSSPYSRYDVLDQSWFEGVVLLYESGFRFPTVLRGGYELGERMLHKDERSWGQILDQTLEQLAPIAPSNVLIQSESAYIYHFDARRFAGHLGGTRMAFIGNPRDQTVDYETARDSWTLTFKDNMDPETLRTDGARPAHASPGWSPSVYRPIIDTLQDGLFPLPSGGGKRTAF, encoded by the coding sequence GTGCCGGGTACGACGGAAGACAACGATCCCCGGGGTCCCGGCGCCGCCGAGGCCCGTGTCCTTCGGCATGCCGCCGAGCTGAAGCGGTTTTCGCGCCGGAACTTCCTCTTCGGCGCCGGGTCTGCTTCGTTGCTGGCGGCGGACATGCTGTTCACCCGGCGGGTCCAGGCTGAACGCCGCGTCCACAAGATCCTGACGGTCCCGGACGAGACGGCCGAGAAGTACTTCCCCAATGCAAGCTGGTTCCTGTTCCCGGGCTACAAGACCAGCTGGGAAGAAGCCCTCTGGATCCTCAACGCCCTGCGCGGGTCGCTGAACCAGCGCGGCCAGCTCGCCGCCGTCGGATACTCCAACATGGGCCTGGACATCGACCAGATCGTCATCGCCGTCGTCGAGCATGTGCGGGCGCTCAAACTGACCCGGCTGTACTTCTACGGCCACAGCTTCGGCGGCATGGTGGCCACCCAGGTTGCAGCCCGGCTCCGAGAGCTGCACGGCCTGGAGGTTGCCTTCATCCTGCTCGACTCCAGCCCGTACAGCAGATACGACGTTCTGGACCAGAGCTGGTTTGAAGGTGTTGTGCTCCTCTATGAGAGCGGATTCCGTTTCCCTACGGTGCTGCGCGGCGGTTACGAACTCGGTGAGCGGATGCTGCACAAGGATGAGCGCAGCTGGGGGCAGATCCTGGACCAGACGCTGGAGCAACTGGCACCCATCGCCCCCTCAAACGTGCTGATCCAGTCCGAGTCCGCCTACATCTATCACTTTGATGCCCGCCGTTTCGCCGGACACCTCGGCGGTACGCGGATGGCTTTCATCGGCAACCCCAGGGACCAGACCGTGGACTACGAGACAGCGCGGGACTCCTGGACGCTGACGTTCAAGGACAACATGGACCCGGAAACGCTCCGCACCGACGGCGCACGTCCGGCGCACGCCAGCCCGGGCTGGAGCCCGTCGGTGTACCGGCCGATCATCGACACCCTGCAGGACGGCCTTTTCCCACTGCCTTCCGGCGGCGGCAAGAGAACCGCGTTCTAG
- a CDS encoding GAF and ANTAR domain-containing protein has protein sequence MVPPEQFPSTDPSPLSALPLTTVEQIQNLILDSADFEAFLNELARFSAHQMAGSGEDALCGITLLRDRKAATIGWSSDSAREVDQIQYSLSQGPCLTAAKEEREVYVPDLHDEDRWGPDYARAVASHGLRSVLSVPFHLQGEAQAALNLYSDVPRKFDGDLAARARGYTREISQALRLAVRFSLQSDSATNLRATLESRTVIDMAIGIVMAQNRCDQQTAVRILTDASSNGNVKLRDIAASLVQSVGGSATRTHFEEPERKEAV, from the coding sequence ATGGTCCCGCCCGAACAGTTCCCGAGCACGGATCCTTCGCCGCTTTCCGCGTTGCCGCTGACCACAGTCGAGCAGATCCAGAACCTGATCCTCGACAGCGCGGACTTCGAGGCGTTCCTGAACGAACTGGCCCGGTTTTCCGCGCACCAGATGGCGGGCTCGGGCGAGGACGCCCTGTGCGGCATCACGCTCCTGCGGGACCGGAAGGCCGCGACCATCGGCTGGAGCAGCGACTCCGCCCGCGAGGTGGACCAGATCCAGTACTCGCTTTCCCAGGGGCCGTGCCTCACGGCGGCGAAGGAGGAACGGGAGGTCTACGTCCCGGACCTTCATGACGAGGACCGCTGGGGCCCCGACTACGCCCGAGCGGTCGCCTCGCACGGGCTGCGCTCGGTGCTGTCAGTGCCGTTCCACCTGCAGGGAGAAGCCCAGGCGGCCCTCAACCTGTACTCGGACGTTCCCCGAAAATTCGACGGCGACCTCGCCGCCCGCGCTCGCGGCTACACCCGGGAGATCTCCCAGGCGCTGCGGCTCGCCGTCCGCTTCTCGCTGCAGTCGGACAGCGCAACGAACCTCCGGGCAACCCTCGAATCGCGCACCGTCATCGACATGGCCATTGGCATCGTCATGGCGCAAAACCGGTGCGACCAGCAGACAGCCGTCCGGATCCTCACCGATGCGTCCAGCAACGGCAACGTGAAGCTTCGCGACATCGCCGCCTCCCTTGTGCAGTCCGTGGGAGGAAGTGCAACGCGCACGCACTTCGAAGAGCCAGAACGAAAAGAAGCGGTGTAA
- the pyrE gene encoding orotate phosphoribosyltransferase, translated as MTASSNFAADAASARARLLELTKELAVVRGKVILSSGAEADYYIDLRRITLHHEASKLVGQVMLSLLDDAGIDFECAGGLTMGADPVGTAVMHAAVDAGRPVDAFVVRKAQKSYGMGRQVEGPSVEGRKVLVLEDTSTTGGSALTAVEGVRKAGGNVVAVAVIVDRDTGAKEKIEAEAGVPYLFAFGKDELGLA; from the coding sequence ATGACTGCTTCCAGTAATTTTGCGGCTGATGCTGCCTCCGCCCGTGCCCGCCTGCTGGAACTGACCAAGGAACTGGCCGTCGTGCGCGGCAAGGTCATCCTTTCCAGCGGCGCGGAGGCGGACTACTACATCGACCTGCGCCGGATCACCCTGCACCATGAGGCGTCCAAGCTGGTCGGCCAGGTGATGCTTTCGCTGCTGGACGACGCCGGGATCGATTTTGAGTGCGCCGGCGGCCTCACCATGGGAGCGGATCCCGTCGGCACGGCGGTAATGCACGCCGCCGTCGACGCCGGCCGCCCGGTCGATGCCTTCGTCGTCCGGAAGGCGCAAAAGTCCTACGGCATGGGCCGGCAGGTGGAAGGCCCGTCCGTTGAGGGGCGCAAGGTGCTGGTCCTGGAGGACACCTCCACCACCGGCGGCTCCGCACTGACCGCCGTCGAGGGCGTCCGCAAAGCCGGCGGGAACGTGGTGGCCGTGGCCGTGATCGTGGACCGCGATACCGGCGCCAAGGAAAAGATCGAAGCCGAGGCAGGCGTTCCCTACCTGTTCGCCTTCGGCAAAGACGAGCTCGGCCTGGCCTGA